One Candidatus Culexarchaeum yellowstonense genomic region harbors:
- a CDS encoding cysteine desulfurase produces the protein MLNVEEIRKDFPILSREINGRRLIYFDNAATTQKPVQVINRIMEFYMKNHANIHRGIHTLSQEASQLYEEAREMIAKMINADPREIVFTKNTTEAINIIAYTWALRRLKRGDEIITSLMEHHSNITPWITLSQLIGVKVKFIGVNADGKLKMEDIPKLINKRTKLITITHASNVLGTINDVKGIVKIAHENGIPVAVDAAQSAPHMPINVKNVDCEFLAFSGHKMLGPSGTGVLYIKSEILKEIEPTVSGGGTIKNVKWTPEMGTCKIDWGEGPEKLEAGTPNIAGVIGLGEAAKYLMEIGLEEVEKHEKMLVEETMKGLMEIGDVKIYGPKNPNERVGIVAFNINGLNPHQTALILDQYGIAVRSGFHCAEPIHQIIGAEEGSVRASYYIYNTKSEVEEMLNVIREIVEMKRDGEVR, from the coding sequence ATGTTGAATGTAGAGGAAATAAGGAAGGATTTCCCAATACTCTCAAGGGAGATTAATGGTAGGAGGCTAATATACTTCGACAATGCGGCCACAACACAGAAACCAGTACAAGTGATAAATAGGATTATGGAATTCTACATGAAAAACCATGCAAACATACATAGAGGAATACACACATTAAGCCAAGAAGCATCACAACTATACGAGGAAGCTAGAGAGATGATTGCAAAGATGATAAATGCGGATCCAAGGGAAATAGTATTCACAAAGAATACCACTGAAGCCATAAACATAATAGCATATACGTGGGCTCTGAGAAGGCTGAAGAGGGGGGATGAAATAATAACATCGTTAATGGAGCACCACAGCAACATAACACCATGGATAACACTATCACAATTAATAGGGGTGAAAGTGAAGTTCATAGGGGTAAATGCGGATGGAAAACTGAAGATGGAAGATATACCAAAACTAATAAACAAAAGGACAAAGCTAATAACGATAACACATGCCTCCAACGTCCTCGGAACAATAAACGACGTGAAAGGGATAGTGAAGATAGCACATGAAAATGGAATTCCAGTAGCAGTGGATGCAGCACAATCAGCACCACACATGCCAATAAACGTGAAGAATGTGGACTGCGAATTCCTAGCCTTCAGCGGACACAAAATGCTTGGACCATCAGGAACAGGAGTCCTATACATTAAAAGCGAAATCCTAAAGGAAATCGAACCAACAGTTAGTGGTGGAGGGACAATAAAGAATGTTAAATGGACCCCGGAAATGGGGACATGCAAAATAGATTGGGGGGAGGGACCTGAAAAGCTGGAAGCTGGAACACCAAACATAGCTGGAGTAATAGGGCTTGGTGAAGCAGCCAAATACCTAATGGAGATAGGATTGGAGGAAGTTGAGAAACATGAAAAGATGCTAGTGGAAGAAACCATGAAAGGGTTGATGGAAATAGGGGATGTCAAAATTTATGGACCGAAAAATCCAAATGAAAGGGTTGGTATAGTGGCATTCAACATCAATGGATTAAACCCACATCAAACAGCACTAATACTAGACCAATATGGAATAGCAGTGAGAAGCGGATTCCACTGTGCAGAACCAATACACCAAATAATTGGAGCAGAGGAGGGGAGTGTAAGGGCAAGCTACTACATATACAATACAAAATCGGAAGTGGAAGAAATGCTCAATGTAATTAGGGAGATAGTGGAGATGAAGAGGGATGGAGAAGTACGTTAA
- a CDS encoding cysteine desulfurase yields MGSEIKRDAEDLIKLHGTPPREVYLDSENSGLIFPEALKAMVDCYVSYGYGHPSITHKVGWESYEVLVKSSEVISKALGCNSDEIVYLHSGTEANNLAVLGFAKAHGDSSRRKILVSSIEHLSVIHAAESLAKYGFEVVKIPVDGEGFVDLDALSSLLDSNTLMVSVGMVNHEIGVIQDLRGIVEVVKDRDENIVLHMDAVDALGRVKFNLKDLGVDLASFSSHKVFGPKGAACLYVRDGLNLEPILYGQLSTQRLWPGLENVPAICGFAKAVEVMMNNFSEFNSKMMGLRDMLIDGILNSVDHSILNGPRGGRRGSDNVNISFIYCEGEALTVELSLRGIYVSSGSACTSRILQPSHVLIAIGRRFEEAHGSILMKVTPMHSSDDIKYVLENIPKAVGRVRSISPFKSG; encoded by the coding sequence ATGGGTAGTGAAATTAAACGTGATGCTGAGGATTTAATTAAGCTTCACGGGACTCCACCTAGGGAGGTTTATTTGGATTCTGAGAATTCTGGGTTAATATTTCCTGAGGCTCTTAAAGCTATGGTTGATTGTTATGTTTCTTATGGTTATGGTCATCCATCTATAACGCATAAGGTTGGTTGGGAGTCTTATGAAGTTCTAGTTAAATCCTCAGAGGTTATATCTAAGGCTTTAGGATGCAATTCAGATGAAATAGTTTATCTCCATAGTGGAACTGAAGCCAACAATTTGGCCGTCTTAGGTTTTGCAAAGGCTCATGGGGATTCTTCCAGGAGGAAGATTCTCGTTTCAAGTATTGAGCATTTAAGTGTGATTCATGCAGCTGAGAGTTTGGCTAAATATGGTTTTGAAGTGGTTAAGATACCTGTGGATGGTGAGGGGTTTGTGGATTTGGATGCTTTATCCTCACTTTTAGACTCCAATACTCTTATGGTTAGTGTGGGGATGGTTAATCATGAGATTGGCGTTATACAGGATTTGAGGGGGATTGTTGAGGTTGTTAAGGATCGTGATGAGAATATAGTTTTACACATGGATGCTGTGGATGCTCTTGGTAGAGTTAAGTTTAACTTAAAGGATTTGGGTGTGGATTTAGCTAGTTTCAGTAGTCATAAGGTTTTCGGCCCTAAGGGGGCTGCATGCTTATATGTTAGGGATGGATTGAACCTTGAACCAATACTTTATGGTCAGTTAAGTACGCAGAGGCTTTGGCCTGGATTGGAGAATGTTCCAGCAATATGTGGTTTCGCTAAGGCTGTGGAGGTTATGATGAATAATTTTAGTGAATTTAATTCTAAGATGATGGGGTTGAGGGATATGCTCATAGATGGAATTCTAAACTCGGTGGATCACTCCATACTTAATGGTCCTAGAGGGGGGCGTAGAGGTTCAGATAATGTTAACATAAGCTTCATATATTGTGAAGGTGAAGCTTTAACTGTGGAGCTTAGTTTGAGGGGGATATACGTTTCAAGTGGTAGTGCATGTACCAGTAGGATTCTTCAGCCAAGCCACGTCCTAATAGCTATTGGTAGGAGGTTTGAAGAGGCTCATGGAAGTATATTGATGAAGGTTACGCCAATGCATAGTTCTGATGACATAAAATATGTTTTGGAGAATATTCCTAAAGCTGTGGGTAGGGTTAGATCTATTAGCCCATTTAAATCGGGGTGA